Proteins encoded by one window of Lycium barbarum isolate Lr01 chromosome 11, ASM1917538v2, whole genome shotgun sequence:
- the LOC132616989 gene encoding pentatricopeptide repeat-containing protein At1g80270, mitochondrial-like, translating to MWAIRRASSSFKKQVFMTGRSRIWYATSKISSDGLKGASNVISHRPLTFGGFRITSRGFLRMFMESQSFSSQAGTKSSGEEDSDSDVRFSELESSTATEEMQKANKVDESVSEQELSEEDLDGEAPQELELSDTESEVSKRNSSGKRVSSALYNAIVAAPALSVCKILDKWVEGNDVTRAEVAEAMLNLRKRRMYGRALQLSEWLESKKQLPFTDRDYASRVDLIAKVRGLKKAEDYIGMIPKSFRGEVIYRTLLANCVAESDMKKSEQIFNKMKDLEFPLTCFTCNQLLLLYKRTDKKKIADVLLLMEKENVKPSLFTYKTLIDAKGQVNDISGMEQIVETMKAEGIEPDINTQSILAKHYVSGGLNEKAENVLKEMEGGDIKENRWACRSLLPLYAALGRADEVSRIWQVCESNPWLGECVAAVEAWGQLHNIKEAEAVFDKMARKWPTISSKHYSVLLRIYANHKMLSKGKDLVKRMADSGCRVGPLTWDALVRLYVEAGEVEKADSILHKAAEQNRLRPMINSYLVIMEQYARRGDVHNTEKILHRMRQAGYVSRISQYQCLIRAYVNAKAPCYGIAERMKSDNVFPNKGLTNMLAQVDAFKKSPVSDLLD from the exons ATGTGGGCAATTCGTAGAGCTTCTTCTTCTTTCAA GAAGCAAGTGTTTATGACTGGACGCTCTCGAATTTGGTATGccacttcaaaaatttcaagTGATGGGCTTAAAGGGGCTTCCAATGTAATATCACATAGACCTCTTACATTTGGAGGATTTCGAATAACTTCTCGTGGTTTTCTAAGAATGTTCATGGAAAGCCAAAGTTTCTCTTCGCAAGCTGGCACAAAGAGCAGCGGAGAGGAGGATAGTGATTCAGACGTTAGGTTTTCAGAACTTGAATCTTCTACTGCAACTGAAGAAATGCAAAAAGCCAACAAAGTGGACGAGTCAGTCTCTGAGCAAGAGCTCTCCGAAGAGGATCTTGATGGTGAAGCACCTCAGGAATTAGAGCTGTCTGATACGGAGAGTGAAGTTAGCAAACGGAACTCTTCAGGGAAAAGAGTTTCTTCTGCATTATACAATGCTATTGTGGCTGCACCAGCTTTATCTGTCTGTAAAATTTTGGATAAATGGGTTGAAGGAAATGACGTGACACGGGCAGAAGTAGCAGAAGCGATGCTTAATCTTCGTAAAAGGCGCATGTACGGGAGGGCACTGCAG CTCTCTGAGTGGTTAGAGTCAAAAAAGCAGCTCCCTTTTACTGACAGAGACTATGCTTCTCGTGTTGATTTAATTGCCAAAGTCCGGGGTCTAAAAAAGGCAGAAGATTATATTGGGATGATACCAAAGTCTTTCAGAGGTGAAGTTATTTATCGCACTTTATTGGCCAATTGCGTCGCTGAAAGTGATATGAAGAAATCTGAGCAGATTTTTAACAAAATGAAGGACCTTGAATTCCCATTAACATGTTTTACTTGCAATCAGTTGCTCCTTCTATACAAGAGGACTGATAAAAAGAAGATTGCCGATGTTCTCTTACTAATGGAGAAGGAAAATGTGAAGCCATCCCTTTTTACTTACAAAACATTGATAGATGCTAAGGGGCAAGTAAACGACATATCTGGAATGGAGCAAATTGTTGAGACCATGAAGGCTGAAGGGATAGAACCTGATATCAACACACAGAGCATCTTGGCAAAGCATTATGTCTCGGGTGGTCTAAATGAGAAGGCGGAGAATGTACTAAAAGAGATGGAAGGAGGAGATATAAAAGAGAATCGCTGGGCATGTCGTAGTTTGCTTCCTCTTTATGCAGCTCTTGGAAGGGCTGACGAAGTGAGTAGAATCTGGCAAGTTTGTGAGTCTAATCCTTGGCTTGGTGAATGTGTGGCTGCTGTCGAAGCTTGGGGACAACTGCATAATATTAAGGAAGCGGAAGCAGTCTTTGATAAGATGGCAAGAAAATGGCCAACAATCTCATCGAAGCATTACTCTGTGTTATTGAGAATCTATGCGAATCATAAGATGTTGTCCAAAGGAAAGGATCTTGTGAAGCGTATGGCTGACAGTGGATGCCGAGTTGGTCCATTAACATGGGATGCCTTAGTCAGACTTTATGTTGAAGCTGGAGAAGTGGAAAAAGCAGATTCAATATTGCATAAAGCTGCAGAGCAGAATCGCTTGAGGCCAATGATTAATTCTTATTTAGTCATTATGGAACAATATGCAAGGAGAGGTGATGTTCATAATACTGAGAAAATATTACACAGAATGAGACAAGCTGGATATGTTTCCCGAATTTCCCAGTACCAATGCCTTATTCGGGCTTATGTAAATGCCAAAGCTCCATGTTATGGTATTGCTGAGAGAATGAAGTCAGATAACGTATTCCCAAATAAAGGATTGACAAACATGTTGGCTCAGGTTGATGCATTTAAGAAGTCTCCAGTGTCTGACTTGTTGGACTGA